The Micromonospora sp. WMMD961 genome has a segment encoding these proteins:
- a CDS encoding glycosyltransferase family protein produces the protein MPRITGIVQARMGSSRLPGKVLRPLAGRSVLGRVVRAARDSGVLADLVVATSTDTVDDAVVAECERLGVPCHRGPVDDVLDRFLGALAAHPGDAVMRFTADCPLLDPEIIALVASVYRAVPGLDYASTSIARTLPRGLDVEIIRAETLRTVGRLATDHHRVHVTSYAYTHPELFRVLGVTLTPDRSALRLTLDTEQDWAVVSAITDHFGDVSVPLAKLTDWLDEQPELRALNADVRQKQLEES, from the coding sequence GTGCCCCGGATCACCGGCATCGTGCAGGCACGAATGGGGTCGTCCCGGCTGCCCGGAAAGGTGCTGCGCCCGCTCGCCGGGCGTTCCGTGCTGGGCCGGGTGGTCCGCGCCGCCCGCGACAGCGGGGTACTGGCCGACCTGGTGGTCGCGACCAGCACCGACACGGTCGACGACGCCGTGGTGGCCGAGTGCGAGCGGCTGGGCGTGCCGTGCCACCGGGGGCCGGTCGACGACGTGCTGGACCGGTTCCTGGGCGCGCTCGCGGCGCACCCGGGCGACGCGGTCATGCGGTTCACCGCCGACTGCCCACTGCTCGACCCGGAGATCATCGCCCTGGTCGCCTCGGTGTACCGGGCAGTCCCCGGGCTGGACTACGCCAGCACGTCCATCGCCCGCACCCTGCCCCGAGGGTTGGACGTCGAGATCATCCGAGCGGAGACGCTGCGCACCGTCGGCCGGCTCGCCACCGACCACCACCGGGTACACGTGACGTCGTACGCGTACACCCATCCGGAGCTGTTCCGGGTGCTCGGCGTGACACTCACCCCGGACCGCTCCGCGCTGCGGCTGACCCTCGACACCGAGCAGGACTGGGCGGTGGTCAGCGCGATCACCGACCACTTCGGTGACGTCAGCGTGCCGCTGGCCAAGCTCACCGACTGGCTCGACGAGCAGCCCGAGCTGCGCGCGCTCAACGCCGACGTCCGGCAGAAGCAGCTGGAGGAGTCCTGA